From Methylobacterium radiodurans, a single genomic window includes:
- a CDS encoding efflux RND transporter permease subunit → MNISEPFIRRPVATTLLTIGVLLAGIFAFLKLPVAPLPQVDFPVILVQAQMAGASPETMATTVAAPLERRLGAIADVNEMTSTSSLGTVRIVLLFGLNRDIDGAARDVQAAINAARADLPSALRTNPTYRKFNPAESPIIILGLTSDTLTPGQLYDSAATVVQQKLSQLPGVGNVDIGGSSLPAVRVELDPTALFNYGIGLEGIRAALASANANSPKGDIDVGDRRYQLYANDQGRKAEDYRDIVVAYRNGAAVRLTDVGKIKDGVEDRRNLGLVNGRQGVILFVYKQPGSNVVETIKGVKDALPQIAAALPGGIEIKLTGDRSATIRATLAATEETLLIAVALVILVVYAFLRSARATLIPAVAVPISIVGTFSAMYLLGFSLNILSLMALIIGTGFVVDDAIVVLENIQRHIEMGKSRVEAALAGAREVGFTVVSMSLSLVAVFLPILLMGGLVGRIFLEFSLTLSLAILISLVLSLTTTPMMCARLLRPERQAGRPNIVLRALEGGFEAMLRAYARTLTIALRHPRLVLLSLLATVGLNVYLYVIVPKGFFPEQDTGQMMGGIQADQRISFQSMEKKMREAAAIVQADPAVDSVVAFTGGRGTNSANAFIGLKPRSERDPISTVMNRLRPKLARVAGARLYVFPRQDLQMGGRQSFAQYQYSLQGDTAAELYAAAPKLVAMLQKDPTFSDVTSDQQEGGLESRIVIDRATAFRYGITPDKIDNTLYDAFGQRQVSTIYNPLNQYHVVMEIDPRYLETPESLKQIYISTSGGKARGSATTNAVAGTVAAGGAANVNATTTGAATTTDTASAIAADSARNAAANAIAASKGGASSAAPVSSAKETMIPLSAFARFETGNAPVQVSHQGLFVATTISFNLAPGKSLSDATAAIERAMAELRLPATIHGSYSGAAKNYQSSASRQPLLILAAILAVYAVLGILYESFVHPLTILSTLPSAGIGAVLALLVTGTEFSIVALIAVFLLIGIVKKNAIMMVDFALDAERTRGLAPAESITEACLLRFRPIMMTTLAALLGAAPLIVGGGEGAELRQPLGIAIVGGLIVSQILTLYTTPVVYLALDRLRHRVNARRRRRGGPAVLQAGE, encoded by the coding sequence GTGAACATCTCCGAGCCCTTCATCCGGCGCCCGGTGGCGACCACGCTGCTGACCATCGGCGTGCTGCTCGCCGGCATCTTCGCCTTCCTGAAACTGCCGGTGGCGCCGCTGCCGCAGGTCGATTTCCCGGTCATCCTCGTCCAGGCGCAGATGGCAGGCGCTTCCCCCGAGACCATGGCCACTACGGTCGCGGCGCCGCTCGAGCGCCGGCTCGGCGCCATCGCGGACGTCAACGAGATGACGTCCACGAGCTCGCTCGGCACGGTGCGCATCGTCCTCCTGTTCGGGCTCAACCGCGACATCGACGGGGCCGCCCGCGACGTGCAGGCGGCGATCAACGCCGCGCGCGCCGACCTGCCCTCCGCGCTGCGCACCAACCCGACCTACCGCAAGTTCAACCCCGCCGAGTCGCCGATCATCATCCTGGGGCTGACCTCGGACACGCTGACGCCGGGCCAGCTTTACGATTCCGCCGCCACGGTCGTGCAGCAGAAGCTCTCGCAGCTGCCGGGCGTCGGCAACGTCGATATCGGCGGCTCCTCGCTCCCGGCGGTGCGCGTCGAACTCGATCCGACCGCGCTCTTCAACTACGGCATCGGGCTCGAGGGCATCCGGGCGGCGCTCGCCTCCGCCAACGCCAACTCGCCCAAGGGCGACATCGACGTCGGCGACCGCCGCTACCAGCTCTACGCCAACGATCAGGGCCGCAAGGCCGAGGATTACCGCGACATCGTGGTGGCCTACCGCAACGGGGCGGCGGTGCGCCTCACCGATGTCGGCAAGATCAAGGACGGGGTCGAGGACCGGCGCAACCTCGGCCTCGTCAACGGCCGGCAAGGCGTGATCCTGTTCGTCTACAAGCAGCCGGGCTCGAACGTCGTCGAGACGATCAAGGGCGTGAAGGACGCGCTGCCGCAGATCGCGGCGGCGCTGCCCGGCGGCATCGAGATCAAGCTGACGGGCGACCGCAGCGCCACCATTCGGGCGACGCTCGCGGCGACCGAAGAGACCCTGCTGATCGCCGTCGCCCTGGTGATCCTGGTGGTCTACGCCTTCCTGCGCTCGGCCAGGGCCACGCTGATCCCGGCGGTCGCGGTGCCGATCTCGATCGTCGGCACCTTCTCGGCGATGTACCTGCTGGGCTTCTCGCTCAACATCCTGTCGCTGATGGCGCTGATCATCGGCACGGGCTTCGTGGTGGACGACGCCATCGTGGTGCTGGAGAACATCCAGCGCCACATCGAGATGGGCAAGTCGCGCGTCGAGGCGGCGCTCGCGGGCGCGCGCGAGGTCGGCTTCACGGTGGTGTCGATGAGCCTGTCGCTCGTCGCCGTGTTCCTGCCGATCCTGCTGATGGGCGGCCTCGTCGGGCGCATCTTCCTCGAATTCTCGCTCACCCTGTCGCTGGCGATCCTGATCTCGCTGGTGCTCTCGCTCACCACCACGCCGATGATGTGCGCGCGCCTCCTCAGGCCCGAGCGGCAGGCCGGGCGCCCGAACATCGTGCTGCGCGCGCTGGAGGGCGGCTTCGAGGCGATGCTCCGGGCCTACGCCCGCACGCTCACCATCGCGCTGCGCCATCCCCGCCTCGTGCTGCTCTCGCTGCTGGCGACGGTGGGCCTCAACGTCTACCTCTACGTCATCGTGCCGAAGGGCTTCTTCCCCGAGCAGGACACGGGCCAGATGATGGGCGGCATCCAGGCCGACCAGCGCATCTCGTTCCAGTCCATGGAGAAGAAGATGCGCGAGGCCGCGGCCATCGTGCAGGCGGACCCGGCGGTGGACAGCGTCGTCGCCTTCACGGGCGGCCGCGGCACCAACTCCGCCAACGCCTTCATCGGCCTTAAGCCCCGCTCCGAGCGCGACCCGATCTCGACCGTGATGAACCGGCTGCGCCCGAAGCTCGCGCGGGTGGCGGGCGCGCGCCTCTACGTCTTCCCGCGCCAGGACCTGCAGATGGGCGGGCGCCAGAGCTTCGCCCAGTACCAGTACAGCCTCCAGGGCGACACCGCGGCGGAGCTCTACGCGGCGGCGCCGAAGCTCGTCGCGATGCTGCAGAAGGACCCGACCTTCTCCGACGTCACCTCCGACCAGCAGGAGGGGGGCCTGGAGAGCCGCATCGTGATCGACCGGGCCACCGCCTTCCGGTACGGCATCACCCCCGACAAGATCGACAACACCCTCTACGACGCCTTCGGCCAGCGGCAGGTCTCGACGATCTACAACCCGCTGAACCAGTACCACGTCGTGATGGAGATCGACCCGCGCTACCTGGAGACGCCGGAGAGCCTGAAGCAGATCTACATCTCGACCTCGGGCGGCAAGGCGCGGGGCTCGGCCACCACCAACGCGGTCGCCGGCACGGTGGCGGCGGGCGGGGCCGCCAACGTCAACGCCACCACCACGGGCGCGGCGACCACCACCGACACCGCCTCGGCCATCGCGGCCGATTCCGCCCGGAACGCCGCGGCCAACGCCATCGCGGCGTCCAAGGGCGGCGCCTCCTCGGCCGCGCCCGTCTCCTCCGCCAAGGAGACCATGATTCCGCTCTCGGCCTTCGCCCGCTTCGAGACCGGCAACGCGCCCGTGCAGGTGAGCCACCAGGGCCTGTTCGTGGCGACCACGATCTCGTTCAACCTCGCGCCCGGCAAGAGCCTGTCGGACGCGACCGCGGCGATCGAGCGGGCGATGGCGGAACTGCGCCTGCCGGCCACGATCCACGGCTCGTACTCGGGCGCGGCGAAGAACTACCAGTCGAGCGCATCGCGCCAGCCGCTGCTGATCCTGGCCGCGATCCTGGCCGTCTACGCGGTGCTCGGCATCCTGTACGAGAGCTTCGTGCACCCGCTCACCATCCTCTCGACGCTGCCCTCGGCCGGCATCGGCGCGGTGCTGGCGCTCTTGGTGACCGGCACCGAGTTCTCGATCGTGGCGCTCATCGCGGTGTTCCTGCTCATCGGCATCGTGAAGAAGAACGCGATCATGATGGTCGACTTCGCCCTCGACGCCGAGCGCACGCGCGGGCTCGCGCCGGCGGAGTCGATCACCGAGGCCTGCCTCTTGCGCTTCCGCCCGATCATGATGACAACCTTGGCCGCACTGCTCGGTGCGGCGCCGCTGATCGTCGGCGGCGGCGAGGGCGCCGAGCTGCGCCAGCCCCTCGGCATCGCCATCGTGGGCGGCCTGATCGTGAGCCAGATCCTGACCCTCTACACCACCCCCGTCGTCTACCTCGCCCTCGACCGGCTCCGGCACCGGGTCAACGCCCGGCGCCGTCGGCGGGGCGGACCCGCGGTGCTGCAGGCGGGGGAGTGA
- a CDS encoding MdtA/MuxA family multidrug efflux RND transporter periplasmic adaptor subunit, translating to MNESSPIRTDRARAFQPEAPALPTRRRVRPLRWMLVLLALLGLGAIGHRWYEARQAKPEGEVAATSGRGGGRGARGSHDMPQAVGIAAVTTGDVPVVLQGLGTVTPLATVTMRSQISGYLTEIGFREGQMVKRGDYLAQIDSRPYEALLAQYQGQLARDQALLQNSRLDLDRFRRLSQQDSISKQNVDTQGALVKQNEGTVAADQALVDQQKLNITYTRIVSPVDGRVGLRQVDVGNYVTAGSTAIVVVTQLHPISVVFTLPEDDVARVMRQVRAGAKLTVRAYDRGDAHEIASGALDTVDNQIDVTTGTVKLRALFQNDDEALFPNQFVNAKLTVETVKDAALVPNAALLQGTPGTYVYLMDGDNKVTVRPIKTGETDGTRTVVLSGLKPGDRVVTDGTDRLREGAPVRVTSGATAQSSEPGSAADAAPAQTPAAGPSESGERRGRRRQAQ from the coding sequence ATGAACGAGAGTTCACCGATCCGCACCGACCGGGCGCGGGCCTTCCAGCCGGAGGCGCCCGCACTCCCCACGCGGCGACGCGTCCGCCCGCTGCGCTGGATGCTCGTGCTCCTGGCGCTGCTGGGTCTCGGCGCGATCGGCCACCGCTGGTACGAGGCGCGGCAGGCGAAGCCTGAGGGCGAGGTTGCGGCGACTTCGGGCCGCGGCGGTGGGCGCGGTGCGCGCGGCAGCCACGACATGCCCCAGGCGGTCGGCATCGCCGCGGTGACGACCGGCGACGTTCCGGTGGTGCTCCAGGGCCTCGGCACGGTGACGCCGCTCGCCACCGTGACCATGCGCTCGCAGATCAGCGGCTATCTCACCGAGATCGGGTTCCGCGAGGGCCAGATGGTGAAGCGGGGCGACTACCTCGCCCAGATCGACTCGCGTCCCTACGAGGCGCTGCTCGCCCAGTACCAGGGCCAGCTCGCCCGCGATCAGGCGCTGTTGCAGAACTCGCGGCTCGACCTCGATCGCTTCCGGCGCCTGTCGCAGCAGGACTCGATCTCGAAGCAGAACGTCGACACACAGGGCGCTCTGGTGAAGCAGAACGAGGGCACGGTCGCGGCCGACCAGGCGCTCGTCGATCAGCAGAAGCTCAACATCACCTACACCCGCATCGTCTCGCCGGTGGACGGACGCGTCGGCCTGCGTCAGGTCGATGTCGGCAACTACGTCACGGCGGGCTCGACCGCGATCGTGGTGGTGACGCAGCTCCACCCGATCTCGGTGGTGTTCACCCTGCCGGAGGACGACGTCGCCCGGGTGATGCGACAGGTGCGGGCCGGCGCCAAGCTGACTGTCCGGGCCTACGACCGGGGCGACGCCCACGAGATCGCGAGCGGTGCTCTCGACACGGTCGACAACCAGATCGACGTGACAACCGGCACGGTGAAGCTGCGCGCCCTGTTCCAGAACGACGACGAGGCGCTGTTCCCGAACCAGTTCGTGAACGCCAAGCTGACCGTCGAGACCGTGAAGGACGCGGCCCTGGTGCCGAACGCCGCGCTGCTCCAGGGTACGCCCGGCACCTACGTCTACCTGATGGACGGGGACAACAAGGTCACGGTCCGTCCGATCAAGACCGGCGAGACGGACGGCACCCGGACCGTGGTGCTGTCGGGCCTGAAGCCCGGCGACCGGGTGGTCACGGACGGCACCGACCGCCTCCGCGAGGGCGCGCCCGTGCGGGTGACGAGCGGCGCGACGGCGCAGTCCAGTGAGCCGGGCAGCGCGGCCGACGCGGCGCCAGCCCAGACGCCCGCCGCGGGTCCGAGTGAGAGCGGAGAGCGCCGGGGCCGTCGGCGGCAGGCGCAGTGA
- a CDS encoding MdtB/MuxB family multidrug efflux RND transporter permease subunit, producing the protein MNPSRLFILRPVATTLLMLAILIVGGVSYLNLPVSALPSVDYPTIQVQTFYPGASPEVMTSAVTAPLERQFGQLANLNQMTSQSSAGASVITLQFSLDLPLDIAEQQVQAAINAAGNLLPSDLPAPPIYAKVNPADAPVLTLALTSKTLPLIQVRDLAETRLAQKISQVAGVGLVSISGGQRPAVRVRFNSRALAAYGLNIDDLRTTITNLNVNTPKGNIDGPKQSYAINANDQIRDPATYRDAIIAYRNGAPVRLSDVAEVVDAPENTKLGAWADETPAVILNIQRQPGANVIATVDKIKALLPQLQGSMPAAVQISLLTDRTTTIRASVHDVQFELGLAIALVVMVIFLFLRSFSATLIPSLSVPLSLIGALPVMDLYGFSLDNLSLMALTIATGFVVDDAIVVIENIARHVEEGESPLQAALKGSREIGFTIISLTVSLIAVLIPLLFMGDVVGRLFHEFAITLAATIVISAVVSLTLVPMLCARLLKHEPAHRAERREGVLARLGRQATEGTIAAYGRALRVVLAHQGLTLLVTLGTVALTGYLFVVIPKGFFPVQDTGVIQGVSQADQSVSYAAMAERQQALARAILQDPDVQSLTSFIGVDGSNVTLNSGRFLINLKPREARTAGASEIIRRINRASAEISGVRLFLQPVQDLTIDTAVSATQYQVILESPNLDAFETWVPRFTEALARSPVVADVANDYQGQGLAAYITIDRPTAGRYGITPATIDNALYDAFGQRIISTIFTQSNQYRVILEADPALHRTLDSLDTIYLPSSTATNGQVPLSAVARVSERRAPLLISHLGQFPATTVSFNLAPGAALGEAIGAIDKAKAEIGLPDSFRVVPQGSVFAFQAALGNELFLVMAAIVTVYIVLGVLYESFIHPITILSTLPSAGIGALLGLMLFGLSLDIIAIIGIVLLIGIVKKNAIMMIDFALQAEREDGMDPREAIYQACLLRFRPILMTTLAALFAALPMIFGTGVGSELRQPLGICIAGGLIVSQVLTLFTTPVIYLAFDRLERRVTGRRGPDLGASEALP; encoded by the coding sequence GTGAACCCCTCCCGCCTCTTCATCCTGCGGCCGGTCGCGACCACGCTCCTGATGCTGGCGATCCTGATCGTCGGCGGGGTGTCGTACCTGAACCTGCCGGTTTCGGCCCTGCCCTCCGTCGATTACCCGACGATCCAGGTCCAGACCTTCTATCCGGGCGCCAGCCCCGAGGTGATGACCTCGGCGGTGACCGCGCCGCTGGAGCGGCAGTTCGGGCAACTCGCCAACCTGAACCAGATGACCTCGCAGTCGTCGGCCGGCGCCTCGGTCATCACGCTCCAGTTCAGCCTGGATCTGCCCCTCGACATCGCCGAGCAGCAGGTCCAGGCGGCGATCAACGCGGCCGGCAACCTCCTGCCCTCGGACCTGCCGGCGCCGCCGATCTACGCCAAGGTGAACCCGGCCGACGCGCCGGTGCTGACGCTGGCGCTGACCTCCAAGACCCTGCCGCTGATCCAGGTGCGCGATCTCGCCGAGACCCGGCTTGCCCAGAAGATCAGCCAGGTCGCGGGCGTCGGCCTGGTGAGCATCTCGGGCGGCCAGCGCCCGGCCGTGCGGGTGCGCTTCAATTCCCGGGCGCTGGCCGCCTACGGCCTCAACATCGACGATCTGCGCACCACCATCACCAACCTCAACGTCAACACGCCGAAGGGCAACATCGACGGGCCGAAGCAGTCCTACGCGATCAACGCCAACGACCAGATCCGCGACCCGGCGACCTACCGGGACGCCATCATCGCCTACCGCAACGGCGCGCCGGTCCGACTCTCGGACGTGGCCGAGGTGGTGGACGCCCCCGAGAACACCAAGCTCGGCGCCTGGGCCGACGAGACGCCCGCGGTCATCCTCAACATCCAGCGCCAGCCCGGCGCCAACGTCATCGCCACCGTCGACAAGATCAAGGCGCTGCTGCCCCAGCTCCAGGGCTCGATGCCGGCAGCCGTGCAGATCAGCCTGCTCACCGACCGCACCACCACGATCCGCGCCTCGGTGCACGACGTGCAGTTCGAGCTCGGCCTCGCCATCGCGCTCGTCGTGATGGTGATCTTCCTGTTCTTGCGCTCGTTCTCCGCGACGCTGATCCCGAGCCTTTCGGTGCCGCTCTCCCTCATTGGCGCCCTGCCCGTGATGGACCTCTACGGCTTCTCCCTCGACAACCTCTCGCTGATGGCGCTCACCATCGCGACGGGCTTCGTGGTGGACGATGCCATCGTGGTGATCGAGAACATCGCCCGCCACGTCGAGGAGGGCGAGAGCCCGCTGCAGGCGGCTCTCAAGGGCTCGCGCGAGATCGGCTTCACCATCATCTCGCTCACCGTGTCGCTCATCGCGGTGCTGATCCCGCTCCTGTTCATGGGCGACGTGGTCGGGCGCCTGTTCCACGAATTCGCCATCACGCTGGCGGCCACCATCGTGATCTCGGCGGTGGTCTCGCTGACGCTGGTGCCGATGCTCTGCGCGCGGCTGCTCAAGCACGAGCCGGCGCACCGGGCCGAGCGGCGCGAGGGCGTCCTCGCCCGCCTCGGCCGGCAGGCCACGGAGGGCACGATCGCGGCCTACGGCCGGGCTTTGCGCGTCGTGCTCGCCCACCAGGGCCTGACGCTCCTCGTCACCCTCGGCACGGTGGCGCTCACCGGCTACCTGTTCGTGGTCATCCCGAAGGGCTTCTTCCCCGTGCAGGACACGGGCGTGATCCAGGGCGTGAGCCAGGCCGACCAATCCGTCTCCTACGCCGCCATGGCCGAGCGCCAGCAGGCGCTGGCCCGCGCGATCCTGCAGGATCCGGACGTGCAGAGCCTGACCTCCTTCATCGGGGTCGACGGATCGAACGTCACGCTCAATTCCGGCCGCTTCCTGATCAACCTGAAGCCCCGGGAGGCGCGCACGGCCGGCGCCTCCGAGATCATCCGGCGCATCAACCGGGCGAGCGCCGAGATCAGCGGCGTGCGCCTGTTCCTGCAGCCGGTACAGGATCTGACCATCGACACGGCGGTCTCGGCGACCCAGTACCAAGTCATCCTGGAGAGCCCGAACCTCGACGCGTTCGAGACCTGGGTGCCGCGCTTCACCGAGGCGCTGGCGCGCTCGCCCGTCGTCGCGGACGTGGCCAACGACTACCAGGGCCAGGGCTTGGCCGCCTACATCACCATCGACCGGCCGACGGCCGGCCGCTACGGCATCACGCCGGCGACCATCGACAACGCCCTCTACGACGCCTTCGGCCAGCGCATCATCTCGACGATCTTCACCCAGTCGAACCAGTACCGGGTGATCCTCGAGGCCGACCCGGCTTTGCACCGGACGCTGGACAGCCTCGACACGATCTACCTGCCCTCCTCCACCGCGACCAACGGGCAGGTGCCGCTCTCGGCGGTGGCGCGGGTCTCGGAGCGGCGGGCCCCGCTGCTGATCTCGCATCTCGGCCAGTTCCCGGCCACCACCGTGTCGTTCAACCTCGCGCCCGGCGCCGCGCTCGGCGAGGCGATCGGGGCGATCGATAAGGCCAAGGCCGAGATCGGCCTGCCGGATTCCTTCCGGGTGGTGCCGCAGGGCTCGGTCTTCGCCTTCCAGGCGGCACTCGGCAACGAGCTGTTCCTGGTCATGGCCGCGATCGTGACCGTCTACATCGTGCTCGGCGTGCTCTACGAGAGCTTCATCCACCCGATCACGATCCTGTCGACGCTGCCCTCGGCGGGCATCGGGGCGCTGCTCGGCCTGATGCTGTTCGGGCTCTCGCTCGACATCATCGCGATCATCGGCATCGTGCTCCTCATCGGCATCGTGAAGAAGAACGCGATCATGATGATCGACTTCGCGCTCCAGGCCGAGCGCGAGGACGGGATGGATCCGCGCGAGGCCATCTACCAGGCCTGCCTGCTGCGCTTCCGCCCGATCCTGATGACGACCTTGGCCGCCCTGTTCGCGGCCCTTCCGATGATCTTCGGCACGGGCGTGGGTTCCGAGCTGCGCCAGCCGCTCGGCATCTGCATCGCGGGCGGCCTGATCGTCAGCCAGGTGCTGACGCTGTTCACGACGCCTGTGATCTACCTCGCCTTCGACCGGCTGGAGCGCCGCGTCACGGGCCGCCGCGGGCCGGACCTCGGCGCGAGCGAGGCGCTGCCGTGA
- a CDS encoding aminotransferase translates to MSRPANPVFADLPTTVFETMSALARAHGAVNLGQGFPDDPGPADLREIGARALVTGDNQYPPMMGLPALRQAVAAHYARHQGLDLDPATEVMVTSGATEALAGALLALVQPGDEVVLFAPMYDAYLPLVRRAGGVPRIVNLRPPGFRLDEDALAAVFSARTRVVLLNNPLNPSATLFGRDDLEMLAGFCRRHDVTAVCDEVWEHVVFDGAAHVPLMGLPGMRERTVKIGSAGKIFSLTGWKVGFVMADAALMRVLAKAHQFLTFTTPPNLQVAVAHGLAKEDATFQAMRAGYARSRDRLAAGLAAIGYPVLPAGATWFLNVDIGALGHADDVVFCEDLVRRHGVAAIPVSAFYPDGSVRSLVRLCFAKSDATLDRALERMAGALAGAA, encoded by the coding sequence ATGAGCCGCCCCGCCAACCCCGTCTTCGCCGACCTGCCGACCACCGTCTTCGAGACCATGTCGGCGCTCGCCCGCGCGCACGGCGCGGTCAATCTCGGCCAGGGCTTCCCGGACGATCCCGGCCCCGCCGACCTCCGGGAGATCGGCGCCCGCGCGCTCGTCACGGGCGACAACCAGTACCCGCCGATGATGGGGCTGCCCGCGCTCCGCCAGGCGGTCGCCGCCCACTACGCCCGCCACCAGGGGCTCGACCTCGATCCGGCGACCGAGGTGATGGTGACCTCCGGCGCCACCGAGGCGCTCGCCGGGGCGCTCCTCGCGCTCGTGCAGCCCGGCGACGAGGTGGTGCTGTTCGCGCCGATGTACGACGCCTACCTGCCGCTGGTGCGGCGCGCGGGCGGCGTGCCGCGGATCGTGAACCTTCGGCCGCCGGGCTTCCGCCTCGACGAAGATGCGCTCGCGGCCGTGTTCAGCGCGCGCACCCGGGTCGTCCTCCTCAACAACCCGCTCAACCCTAGCGCCACGCTGTTCGGCCGGGACGACCTCGAAATGCTCGCCGGGTTCTGCCGCCGCCACGACGTCACGGCGGTCTGCGACGAGGTCTGGGAGCACGTGGTCTTCGACGGTGCCGCGCACGTGCCGCTGATGGGCCTGCCGGGCATGCGCGAGCGCACCGTGAAGATCGGCTCGGCCGGCAAGATCTTCTCGCTCACCGGCTGGAAGGTCGGCTTCGTCATGGCGGACGCCGCCCTGATGCGGGTGCTCGCCAAGGCACACCAGTTCCTCACCTTCACCACGCCGCCGAACCTGCAGGTGGCGGTGGCCCATGGGCTCGCGAAGGAGGACGCCACCTTCCAGGCGATGCGCGCCGGCTACGCCCGCTCCCGCGACCGGCTGGCGGCGGGGCTCGCCGCCATCGGCTATCCCGTGCTGCCGGCCGGGGCGACGTGGTTCCTCAACGTCGATATCGGGGCGCTCGGCCATGCCGACGACGTCGTCTTCTGCGAGGATCTGGTGCGGCGCCACGGCGTGGCGGCGATCCCCGTGAGCGCCTTCTACCCCGACGGGTCGGTGCGCAGCCTCGTGCGCCTCTGCTTCGCCAAGTCCGACGCCACCCTCGACAGGGCGCTGGAGCGGATGGCCGGCGCCCTGGCGGGCGCCGCCTAG
- a CDS encoding endonuclease domain-containing protein, whose product MRRDASAELPPPSAGEGGPRRGSGEGNPASGTGAARDDGRFAKPTPHLRAFAREQRQLRTKAEDALWQQVRGGRFRGLKFRRQVPIPPYIADFLCACARLIVELDGAPHEVDARRDRDAARDAWLRAQGFEILRFPNDLVLSNLALVLDRVGAAVAARQGRDLSGTVAPLSAGLCPDRPGLTAGPPSPAEGGGQAGRAGSPLP is encoded by the coding sequence GTGAGGCGCGACGCTTCTGCAGAACTCCCTCCCCCCTCTGCGGGGGAGGGTGGCCCCCGAAGGGGGTCGGGAGAGGGGAACCCGGCTTCCGGCACGGGGGCGGCGCGCGATGACGGGCGGTTCGCCAAGCCCACCCCGCATCTGCGCGCCTTCGCCCGGGAGCAGCGCCAGCTTCGCACCAAGGCCGAGGACGCGCTCTGGCAGCAGGTGCGCGGCGGCCGCTTCCGCGGGCTGAAGTTCCGGCGCCAGGTTCCGATCCCGCCCTATATCGCCGACTTCCTCTGTGCCTGCGCCCGTCTGATTGTGGAACTCGACGGTGCCCCCCACGAGGTGGACGCGCGCCGCGACCGCGACGCCGCGCGCGATGCCTGGCTCCGCGCGCAAGGCTTCGAGATCCTGCGTTTCCCGAACGACCTTGTTCTGAGTAATCTTGCTCTCGTCCTCGACAGGGTCGGCGCGGCCGTCGCGGCGCGGCAGGGTCGCGATCTGTCCGGCACCGTCGCTCCCCTCTCTGCGGGACTTTGTCCCGACCGACCCGGCCTGACGGCCGGCCCACCCTCCCCCGCAGAGGGGGGAGGGCAGGCGGGGCGCGCGGGGAGCCCCCTCCCGTGA